Proteins encoded within one genomic window of Syntrophorhabdales bacterium:
- the rpmJ gene encoding 50S ribosomal protein L36 gives MKVKPSVQKRCEKCKIVKRKGVVRVICENPKHKQRQG, from the coding sequence ATGAAGGTCAAACCTTCTGTGCAGAAAAGATGTGAAAAATGCAAGATCGTCAAGAGAAAAGGGGTAGTCAGGGTGATTTGTGAGAACCCCAAGCATAAGCAGAGACAGGGCTAA
- the rpsM gene encoding 30S ribosomal protein S13 yields the protein MARIAGVDIPRDKRIEVALTYVYGIGRPLSKKILAEAGIDVNKRTNALSDEEVAKIREIIERNLKVEGDLRKEMTMNIKRLMDIGCYRGLRHRRSLPVRGQRTRTNSRTRKGPRKTSMKRKK from the coding sequence TTGGCGCGTATTGCTGGTGTTGATATTCCAAGGGACAAGAGGATTGAGGTGGCACTGACTTATGTCTATGGTATAGGTCGGCCGCTCTCGAAAAAGATACTCGCTGAGGCGGGCATAGATGTCAACAAGCGGACAAATGCCCTTAGCGATGAGGAAGTAGCAAAGATAAGGGAGATCATCGAGCGGAACCTTAAGGTTGAAGGCGACCTCCGAAAAGAAATGACCATGAACATAAAGCGGCTCATGGACATTGGGTGTTACAGGGGCCTGAGACATAGAAGGAGTCTGCCGGTGCGCGGCCAGAGAACACGCACAAACTCCAGGACGAGGAAGGGTCCTAGAAAGACCTCCATGAAACGCAAAAAATGA
- the rpsK gene encoding 30S ribosomal protein S11 produces the protein MAKVKRSGKKKIKKNIPIGAVHIQSSFNNTIISISDPQGNVVAWSSGGVAGFKGSRKSTPFAAQLAAENAAKKAIENGMRTVDVYIKGPGAGREAALRAIQSAGLKIHLIRDVTPIPHNGCRPPKRRRV, from the coding sequence ATGGCAAAGGTCAAACGGAGCGGTAAGAAGAAGATCAAGAAGAACATTCCCATAGGTGCGGTCCACATCCAATCAAGTTTCAACAACACGATTATCAGTATCTCCGATCCGCAGGGCAACGTGGTTGCCTGGTCCAGCGGAGGTGTGGCCGGTTTCAAGGGATCTCGTAAGAGTACGCCTTTTGCTGCTCAGCTTGCCGCAGAGAACGCTGCAAAGAAGGCTATCGAAAACGGCATGAGAACGGTTGACGTGTATATAAAAGGCCCTGGTGCAGGACGTGAGGCGGCGCTTCGGGCTATCCAGAGCGCTGGTCTTAAAATTCACCTGATCAGGGATGTGACGCCGATACCCCACAACGGGTGCAGGCCCCCGAAGAGAAGAAGAGTTTAG
- the rpsD gene encoding 30S ribosomal protein S4: MARYTGPSCKLCRREGMKLFLKSERCYTEKCEIEKRNYPPGVHVETRTKVTEYGVRLREKQRVRKMYGLTETQFKRFFEMAERMGGITGTNLLVLLERRLDNMVYRFGFAGSRAEGRQLVSHRHIKVNGKKVNVPSFLVKEGDEIEVADKDLPPVKNALESVVRRGIPSWLELDKEGAKGKVKLLPNREDITLPIKEQLIVEYYSR, translated from the coding sequence TTGGCACGATATACTGGACCATCATGTAAGCTGTGTAGAAGGGAAGGCATGAAGCTATTCCTGAAGTCAGAGCGTTGCTACACGGAAAAATGTGAGATTGAAAAAAGGAACTACCCGCCGGGTGTGCACGTAGAAACAAGAACGAAGGTGACGGAGTACGGCGTCCGGCTTCGGGAGAAACAGCGTGTGAGAAAGATGTATGGCCTTACGGAAACCCAGTTCAAGAGGTTTTTCGAGATGGCAGAGCGGATGGGCGGGATCACAGGTACGAACCTCTTGGTGCTTCTGGAGCGACGCCTTGACAACATGGTCTATCGCTTTGGTTTTGCCGGTTCAAGGGCGGAAGGCCGTCAGCTTGTCTCGCACCGACACATCAAAGTGAATGGCAAGAAAGTCAATGTCCCTTCGTTTCTGGTGAAAGAGGGTGACGAAATAGAAGTGGCCGACAAGGATCTCCCGCCAGTAAAAAACGCGCTTGAATCAGTTGTTCGAAGAGGAATTCCCTCCTGGCTGGAGCTGGACAAGGAGGGCGCGAAGGGTAAGGTGAAACTGCTCCCGAACCGCGAAGACATTACGTTGCCGATAAAGGAGCAGCTCATAGTCGAGTACTACTCGCGATAG
- the map gene encoding type I methionyl aminopeptidase — protein sequence MIILKTSEEIEKIRTASRHALEILFELKEHVRDGVTTAELEAISEDKVGRIDGIEAAFKGYNGYPYCLCVSVNDEVVHGMPSERVLRTGDIVSLDMGVKYEGFYGDVAITYPVGEIQENARRLLEVTRKALYKAIDQAHVGKRLHDISYAVQSFVEANGFSVVREFVGHGIGRSLHEEPQVPNFGSQGTGVRLKEGMVLAIEPMINEGGSDIMIRENGWTAATRDGKLSAHFEHTVAITGKGAEILSAL from the coding sequence ATGATAATCCTGAAGACTTCGGAGGAGATCGAGAAAATACGGACCGCGAGCAGGCATGCTCTGGAGATTCTCTTTGAGCTCAAGGAACATGTTAGAGACGGTGTTACTACGGCCGAGCTTGAAGCCATTTCCGAGGATAAGGTCGGAAGAATAGATGGCATAGAGGCGGCCTTCAAAGGGTACAACGGATACCCGTATTGCCTGTGCGTGTCGGTCAACGACGAAGTGGTACATGGCATGCCGTCAGAGAGGGTGCTCAGGACGGGCGACATAGTCAGCCTTGATATGGGTGTGAAATACGAGGGGTTTTACGGCGACGTCGCCATCACCTACCCGGTGGGCGAGATTCAGGAGAATGCACGCCGCCTGTTGGAGGTCACGAGAAAGGCCCTCTATAAAGCGATTGATCAGGCGCACGTCGGCAAGCGGCTGCATGACATTTCGTACGCCGTGCAGTCCTTTGTTGAGGCAAACGGCTTTTCCGTGGTGCGGGAATTTGTGGGTCACGGCATTGGGAGAAGCCTTCATGAAGAGCCGCAGGTGCCCAATTTTGGTTCGCAGGGTACCGGCGTGCGGTTGAAAGAAGGCATGGTGCTGGCCATAGAACCGATGATCAATGAAGGCGGAAGCGACATAATGATACGCGAGAATGGCTGGACTGCTGCAACGCGGGATGGAAAGCTTTCGGCGCATTTCGAACACACGGTTGCGATTACTGGTAAGGGTGCAGAGATTCTGAGCGCTTTGTGA
- the infA gene encoding translation initiation factor IF-1, which produces MPKGEGIEVEGTVVEPLPNAMFRVELPNGHKVLAHVSGKMRLHYIKILPGDKVVVELSPYDLTRGRIIYRSK; this is translated from the coding sequence ATGCCCAAAGGAGAAGGGATAGAGGTTGAGGGGACGGTCGTAGAGCCGCTGCCTAACGCTATGTTTCGGGTGGAGCTGCCAAACGGACACAAAGTCCTCGCCCACGTGTCTGGCAAAATGAGACTTCATTACATCAAAATCCTGCCGGGGGACAAGGTAGTAGTGGAGCTTTCACCGTATGACCTGACAAGAGGCAGGATCATATACAGGTCAAAGTAG